Proteins encoded by one window of Nitrospira sp.:
- a CDS encoding ArsB/NhaD family transporter → MSSVSLALLIFGVCYLVIITERIHKTIVALFGAAVMIGLGVMSQDEAFYSHEFGVDYNVVFLLIGMMVIVNIVRETGLFEVLAIWAAQRADARPFRLLVLLSLLTAGLSAMLDNVTTVLLMAPVTLSITKRLALNPIAFLVTEALASNIGGTATLVGDPPNIMIASKAEFGYLDFLLILGPVVILIMAVFLLSIWGIFGRKMTVAPHLRTAVLALNSGDAVSDRPFMHRCLWLLGIVNAGFCLHSLIHLEPATIALLGASLFMLLGHARRAPEDIEDLSYLTDVEWKTIFFFIGLFILVGGLVKVGVIRYLADQLVAVTQGNLGGATMAVLWGSALLSAAVDNIPYVAAMNPLIVDLARSLHPEITDYATLVHQPDIIPLWWALALGACLGGNGTIIGASANVVIVDIARKAGYHISFWQFFKFGFPVMIGSILMSSVYLWFLFLR, encoded by the coding sequence ATGTCTTCTGTGTCTCTGGCCCTACTCATTTTTGGCGTGTGCTATCTCGTCATCATCACCGAGCGGATTCACAAGACGATCGTCGCGCTGTTCGGAGCAGCGGTCATGATTGGGCTGGGGGTGATGTCGCAAGACGAGGCGTTCTACTCTCATGAGTTTGGCGTCGATTACAATGTCGTGTTTCTGCTGATCGGGATGATGGTGATCGTCAACATTGTCCGAGAAACCGGTCTCTTCGAGGTCTTGGCGATTTGGGCCGCGCAGCGGGCGGATGCAAGGCCGTTTCGTCTCCTGGTGTTGTTGTCGCTTTTGACTGCCGGGCTTTCGGCGATGCTCGATAACGTGACGACTGTCTTGCTCATGGCGCCGGTCACGCTGTCCATTACCAAGCGGCTGGCGCTCAATCCTATTGCCTTCCTGGTGACCGAGGCGCTGGCGTCCAATATCGGCGGGACGGCAACGCTTGTCGGCGATCCGCCGAATATCATGATTGCGAGCAAGGCCGAATTCGGGTATCTCGATTTTTTGCTGATTTTGGGGCCAGTGGTCATACTTATCATGGCCGTTTTCCTGCTTTCCATCTGGGGTATCTTCGGGCGTAAAATGACCGTGGCACCCCATCTTCGAACCGCCGTGCTGGCGTTGAACTCCGGGGATGCCGTGTCGGATCGACCCTTCATGCACCGCTGTCTCTGGCTATTGGGAATCGTGAATGCGGGCTTCTGTCTGCATTCGCTTATTCATCTTGAGCCGGCGACGATCGCTCTCCTGGGGGCGAGCCTCTTCATGTTACTTGGACATGCGAGGCGGGCCCCCGAGGATATCGAGGACTTGTCGTATCTCACGGACGTTGAGTGGAAAACCATCTTCTTTTTCATCGGCTTGTTTATTCTGGTCGGTGGATTGGTCAAGGTTGGCGTGATTCGCTACCTGGCCGATCAGTTGGTGGCGGTGACGCAGGGAAATCTTGGGGGAGCCACTATGGCGGTGCTGTGGGGCTCGGCTCTGCTTTCGGCCGCGGTGGATAACATTCCCTATGTTGCCGCGATGAATCCGCTGATTGTGGATCTTGCGCGATCCTTACACCCGGAAATTACCGACTATGCCACGTTGGTGCATCAGCCGGATATCATTCCTCTCTGGTGGGCGCTCGCGCTCGGCGCCTGTTTGGGGGGGAATGGCACGATTATCGGTGCGAGTGCCAATGTGGTGATCGTGGATATCGCCCGCAAAGCGGGGTATCACATCTCCTTCTGGCAGTTTTTTAAATTTGGATTTCCTGTCATGATCGGATCAATCCTCATGAGCTCCGTCTATCTATGGTTCCTCTTCCTGCGTTGA
- a CDS encoding thiamine pyrophosphate-dependent enzyme has translation MSKERITISPDLYDIMPPEYQDLVTKATYGKEDRGWKDIGTAKELIEQHSLCAGCPESMAFRYILASLPNPEDTVMVGSTGCTSLVFPHVALHNIHSLFGNQNAVASGLKRALTVRFPGRIKDVVVLAGDGATVDIGLDMTLQAWFRQEKFTTICFDNELYANTGGQESGLMQKGFVAKMAPMGKSFDKVRLPEIAREAGCHYVVNCTVSKPSLVEKVIRNAVLVAREIGPTYVQLYTPCILEIGKDSQEGLQEMRDAEKPSERFAYKEYMSEPAKELIAELAAKAKEKKDAAKQLASSQA, from the coding sequence ATGAGCAAAGAACGCATCACCATTTCACCCGACCTCTACGACATCATGCCGCCCGAATATCAGGACCTTGTCACCAAGGCCACCTACGGCAAGGAAGACCGGGGGTGGAAGGATATCGGCACGGCCAAGGAACTCATTGAGCAGCACTCGCTCTGCGCCGGTTGTCCTGAGTCCATGGCGTTTCGTTACATTTTAGCCTCGCTCCCCAATCCCGAAGATACCGTCATGGTCGGATCGACCGGCTGCACCAGTCTTGTCTTTCCTCATGTCGCGCTCCACAACATTCATTCGCTGTTCGGCAATCAAAATGCCGTGGCATCAGGCCTGAAGCGGGCGTTGACCGTCCGTTTTCCAGGACGAATCAAGGATGTGGTCGTGCTGGCCGGCGACGGCGCTACCGTGGACATCGGACTCGACATGACCTTGCAGGCGTGGTTCCGCCAGGAGAAATTCACCACGATCTGTTTCGACAATGAGTTGTATGCCAATACCGGCGGTCAGGAAAGCGGGCTCATGCAAAAAGGCTTCGTGGCCAAAATGGCTCCGATGGGCAAGAGTTTCGACAAGGTGCGGCTCCCTGAAATTGCCCGGGAGGCCGGGTGCCACTACGTCGTGAACTGTACGGTGAGCAAACCCTCCCTGGTAGAGAAAGTGATCCGGAACGCCGTGCTCGTGGCGCGCGAGATCGGCCCCACCTACGTGCAGCTGTATACGCCCTGCATTCTCGAAATCGGCAAGGACAGCCAGGAGGGACTACAAGAAATGCGCGACGCGGAGAAGCCGAGCGAGCGCTTCGCCTACAAGGAATACATGAGCGAGCCGGCCAAGGAACTCATCGCGGAACTCGCTGCGAAGGCAAAAGAAAAGAAAGACGCCGCGAAGCAGTTGGCGTCATCCCAGGCATAA
- the erpA gene encoding iron-sulfur cluster insertion protein ErpA, with translation MITVTSTAEEKIRELMREEQDTIGLRVYVKGGGCHGYQYGMAFESKMSEDDTVVEMGDVKVIMDSQSAPLLNGCEVDYTDSVQGSGFAIKNPQAKTTCGCGSSFSA, from the coding sequence ATGATTACAGTGACCTCAACGGCTGAAGAAAAGATTCGTGAACTGATGCGGGAAGAGCAGGATACGATCGGCCTGCGCGTCTACGTGAAAGGCGGAGGTTGCCACGGCTATCAGTACGGGATGGCGTTCGAGTCCAAGATGAGCGAGGACGACACCGTCGTGGAAATGGGCGATGTGAAAGTCATCATGGATTCCCAAAGCGCCCCGCTGCTGAACGGTTGCGAAGTCGATTATACGGATAGCGTGCAGGGCTCAGGTTTTGCGATCAAGAATCCGCAAGCGAAAACGACGTGCGGATGCGGCAGTTCATTCAGCGCATAG
- a CDS encoding PilZ domain-containing protein yields MVLRQHPRYHAPFSGTLVYQNHPHTITNSVDLSRKGCRLESSVQVVAGTRVDLLLYLSDEPVPVLIQRATIRWAGAHGIGIEFPSLASPHRERLDGTLQQLAGQPGRS; encoded by the coding sequence ATGGTGCTACGACAACACCCCCGCTACCATGCGCCATTCTCCGGCACGCTGGTCTATCAGAACCATCCCCATACGATTACAAACTCGGTGGATCTCTCACGCAAAGGGTGCCGGCTCGAAAGTTCCGTACAGGTCGTTGCCGGCACACGAGTGGATCTACTCCTCTACCTCAGTGACGAACCAGTTCCCGTACTAATCCAGCGCGCCACCATCCGCTGGGCCGGGGCCCATGGAATTGGAATTGAGTTCCCGTCGCTCGCCTCTCCTCATCGAGAACGACTGGACGGCACACTCCAACAGCTCGCAGGCCAACCCGGTCGTAGCTGA
- a CDS encoding nuclear transport factor 2 family protein — MMDEKFFRAFAAEWIDAWNAHDLDRVLVHYADDLEMRSPLIVTIAGEPSGCLKGKAAVRAYWRKGLQLLPDLHFQLVSILAGVQGLTLMYRGHRGLVAEVFRFSPDRTVVEVSAHYLLPDWLAEAGRGAEFTMKAG, encoded by the coding sequence ATGATGGATGAGAAGTTTTTCCGAGCTTTTGCCGCGGAGTGGATCGATGCCTGGAACGCTCACGATTTGGATCGGGTGTTGGTACATTATGCGGACGACTTAGAGATGCGGTCTCCGCTCATCGTCACGATTGCCGGTGAGCCGAGCGGGTGTCTCAAAGGGAAAGCGGCGGTGCGGGCTTACTGGAGGAAGGGACTGCAGCTCCTCCCGGACTTGCATTTTCAGTTGGTCTCAATTCTGGCCGGGGTGCAGGGGCTCACGCTGATGTATCGTGGCCATCGTGGTCTGGTGGCCGAGGTGTTTCGATTCAGCCCGGATCGAACAGTGGTCGAGGTGAGTGCGCACTATCTTTTGCCAGACTGGCTTGCGGAGGCTGGAAGAGGGGCTGAGTTCACAATGAAAGCGGGCTGA